The genomic segment TGACGGTTTTTTTGCCTTAGGAGCGGTAAATACAAACGGACCGTTCAAGAGTTTTGCAGGAATTGACGGTCTTGCTCCCTCCAAAAGGTTAAAAAATGCTTTGAATACCGCCTCTGCAACAGGAGCTTCCACCGCACCCTTATCTTGTTTTCCGACATAAATATTTAAGAGTTCATTTTTTTTCAATGTTCCCAAAAGAGAGGCATTTGCAGGATTTTTAGGGTTTATTGCCAAGAAACCCAAATCAGGGTGATGATAACCGACAACAATATCAACCCCCTTCCATTTTGCCGTTTCCGTGATGATATCTGTAGATAGTCCATTTATTTCACGGAGATTCTTAGACACTACTTTGTATCCCCACATGTCGAGCAGTATGACCGATAAAAATGCCGGAATTTCTTCGTTTGTCAGTTCTTTATTCTCAAGTAATATTCCGATTTCATCGGCAATATTTTTCTTTACGTTGCAAGCATCCAGAATCGATAAAGTGTTCTGAATATGCGTTACAGAAGTATTAAACCCCTGTTTTGTAGCAAGCGGTACATAAAATCCTAATGAATCGAGCATTCGCTTCTCCTTTACTTAGCAAGGATGGTTTTAGAAGTATTGATAAAACTCCTTGCATTTACTTTCAGAATTATGGGAAAAACAATTCCTTGAGAGATCTTTGAATAACACGGAATGTAAGTTCCCTATAGATAAAAGCCCTCCGAAACGGGTGTTTCAGGGGGCTTTTATACATAACTTTAACTTATTGCCATACGATAAGCTTTACAGGGTTCTTACACCGGATTTGCGTCCCCGGCGTCCTTTGCTTGCCGTACTATCAACAGCACCTGCTTTCTTTGTTTTACGTCCGCGAGCGGCACTAGGCTTTGCGTTAACAGTCTCTGCGGCAGGAGCCTCCAAACTCGGAGTATCGTTTAGCGCATCTAGAAACTGGGCACGTCCACTCGGTGTTATCGCAGCGGATTCATCTTCCTCTCCTGAGCCGAAGGTCTGGGCAATATCTGCACGAACCGTTGAGCGGCGGCGGCTGAACGAAGCAAATGCCTGATCCATAAAGCCTTTGGAAACTCCATGGAGGAATTCGTTCAAGACGTTTGCCATACCGTCAAGCGTTGCCTTCTTGCGTTTGATGGAGGTGATGTCCACGTCAAGCAAGAGTCCCGGCTGCATGTGGAAGGGATTGATGAGGTAGTCGAATTTGTTGAATTCAGCCTCGAGGAAAGCGAGACGTTCTTCCATAACACGCCGTTCGACAGGGTACTGATAGTCGTACATTTTCTTGAGCCGTTCACGCATAATTACAAGCTTCTTGCGCATCTTGTCTTTTTCGTAAACAAACGTACGGTTCATTTTTTCAACATCAGTTTCAGCTGCATTGACAAACGAAATTTCGTCCCAGACTTTTGCGATATCCTTGTAGGCAGGTTCACCCTTCGGAATCTTGTATTTCTTCTGGATGTGTTTTTCGTAGATTTTTGCCAAATCTCCGAAATCGGTGATGCGTACCATGAACTTCGATTTGTCATACTGGGTCTGCAATACGTCCCAAAGATGTTCAACTTCAGTTTCAAATGAACGGATCATAACCTCATACGCTTTACGCTCTTCAAGCAGTTGAGCATTATCGTAGTAGCGTAGACGAATCTGGTAGCGTTCGTCAGGAAGGTTTGCAACATTGGTGTCGTCATATTCGCGCAGCAACAGCTCACGGGCATTTTTCAGGTTTTCAATGTACTGATACCCCATTTTAGAGGTGTCAAGAATTGATGTTAACGAGTTAATTGCCGTGTTAAAGCCGCGGTTACGGATGTTTTCGATGTCGATGATGTGCTTGATATTCTCACGAATATTGAGCTGATCGAAGGTTTCCGGATCGATTTCCGCTCTTAAGTTTGCGATGCGTTCCATCAATTCCTTGGAAACTACCGAATAGCGTTTGCTTTCGGGGTTTTCAACATCATCGTCGGTAACATCGAGAACCTTTCCCATCTTCTTGAAGATGATTTCGCTGTCGGTCATCTCTTCTTTGCCTTCATCGATAAGTTCATCTTTTAAGACTTCGATTTCTTTATCGATAAGGTTCATCAGGTGTCCGGCAAGCAAATCTTTGATCAAGTATTCAACCGTTGCCTGATACTGGAAAATCGGGCTGATAAGTTCGGTGTCGAGAATATTGACTGAAAGTTTTACATCCGTTACCGTTTTAGGTTTAGTGATGTTGTCTTTAAATGCACACTTTACAATTGAGTAAGCGTTTTCACCGCGAACGAAAGCACCGACGTCGGTTTTCTGACGCAGAAGCGAATTGGTTAGGGTTTCCAAATCGTTGATTCCGCGCTGTACGTGTCCCTGCAGGTGTCCGTACATATTGACGATCGATTTTTCGATTTCACCGGTATTGAACTTATCGGCGCCGCCGACTTCATCCAACAGAGTTGCGATCTCTTTCGGAGTATAGCGGTTCAGAACCTTCATTTCTTCCCTATCGATAAATCCGCGGACTTTTTTGAGCATTTCATCTTCTGCGGTTACCATATAGCGGTTGAACATGTTCTGATAGTTCTGGTTAAAGTAATTGTATAACTTCTCTTTTAAACCACCCATTACATCCAATCTTTCTAGAACGTCTTTGGGTAATTTTGTTGATAAGTGATGCAATACTTTATTGGTCTCTTCTTCAATCAGCTGATTCACTTCTTTTTGCTGATCGCGGTAATCTTGCGCCAACGAATTTCTTGAACCGACGGCACTAGGCTTTTCGGGATGAAATACATTTGGACTTTGAGGTAAATCTAAACTTCCCATCTTACTGTCTCCTTATTGCAGTAGATTTATATCCGCAACGGATATACTAACACGATTTTATTATAAAGCTATTTGATAAAATGTAAAGCCACCCACCCCCTTTTTACTTTCTTTTTTTTGTAATACTATATAATAGAACCGTGGTTATCTACATTTTTGCTACATTTTAATTAGGAGATACTATGCTGAAAGTTAAATCTATTTTTTGTATCCTTGTTTTTTGTATTCTTTCTTATGCGGTATTTGCCGGTGAAAGGACTATTCCCGTCGATGTTTTTTTGATGATTGATAAATCACAATCAATGAATGAACCCGGTAAATTCGATAGTTTGCATAAATGGGTACGCGATACGCTTGTTACCGAAATGCTGATACCGGAGGATTGGATTACTGTCTGGGAATTTTACGAAAAACCGCATGAATTACAAACATTAGTTATTAAGAATGAAAATGATCGTAATACATTGATAAAAACAATCGACAATATTACTCCCAACGGCGCATTTACCGATATTGGCAGCGCACTGGATGCAATCCAAG from the Treponema medium genome contains:
- the cfpA gene encoding cytoplasmic filament protein CfpA codes for the protein MGSLDLPQSPNVFHPEKPSAVGSRNSLAQDYRDQQKEVNQLIEEETNKVLHHLSTKLPKDVLERLDVMGGLKEKLYNYFNQNYQNMFNRYMVTAEDEMLKKVRGFIDREEMKVLNRYTPKEIATLLDEVGGADKFNTGEIEKSIVNMYGHLQGHVQRGINDLETLTNSLLRQKTDVGAFVRGENAYSIVKCAFKDNITKPKTVTDVKLSVNILDTELISPIFQYQATVEYLIKDLLAGHLMNLIDKEIEVLKDELIDEGKEEMTDSEIIFKKMGKVLDVTDDDVENPESKRYSVVSKELMERIANLRAEIDPETFDQLNIRENIKHIIDIENIRNRGFNTAINSLTSILDTSKMGYQYIENLKNARELLLREYDDTNVANLPDERYQIRLRYYDNAQLLEERKAYEVMIRSFETEVEHLWDVLQTQYDKSKFMVRITDFGDLAKIYEKHIQKKYKIPKGEPAYKDIAKVWDEISFVNAAETDVEKMNRTFVYEKDKMRKKLVIMRERLKKMYDYQYPVERRVMEERLAFLEAEFNKFDYLINPFHMQPGLLLDVDITSIKRKKATLDGMANVLNEFLHGVSKGFMDQAFASFSRRRSTVRADIAQTFGSGEEDESAAITPSGRAQFLDALNDTPSLEAPAAETVNAKPSAARGRKTKKAGAVDSTASKGRRGRKSGVRTL
- a CDS encoding vWA domain-containing protein, with product MKVKSIFCILVFCILSYAVFAGERTIPVDVFLMIDKSQSMNEPGKFDSLHKWVRDTLVTEMLIPEDWITVWEFYEKPHELQTLVIKNENDRNTLIKTIDNITPNGAFTDIGSALDAIQASLNKRGKNNRYKILLLVTDLEQDAPWTSKYRGKQESFKSPYLAEARIIKHDNWYEITLDMDIQDKVVKTTKELYTNIINNRGIPRSNDDQNKVLITEEKK